The DNA window GCCCTATGGAATCGATATTATTGAAGTGGACGCCAGCAACAGCAATTTGAATGTGCCCATGGAATTACCCACAGGCACTGGCCTATGGTCTGCATCAACCGGGGTCTCTCTGGTGAAAACCTCTGACCCGGCCATTCTGTTTGCCAGCCTTAATTACACCCACTATTTTGCTGAGGATTTTGCCGATATTGGCAGTACACCAGATCTGTTGATGCCGGGGAAAATCCAGTTGGGAGATACCTACCAGCTTTCTCTAGGGGTGGCATTCGCCGTGAATGAACGGCTCAGCTACAGTTTTTCCTATGCTCAGCAATTCTTTGAAAAAGCCAAAATAAATGACACTAAACAGGTTACGACAGACGCCATGACCGGCACTTTTAATCTCGGTGTGACCTATGGGTTGACGGAAAATCTGGCCATGGTGACTAGCCTCGGATTGGGGCTGACCAGTGACACCTCGGACTTTACCTTTGGCATGAAGTTCCCCTATCGCTTTTAACCATTAACCAACGGCTGTTACCTTTTAGCTGTTAACTATTAGCCAAGCCAAAAGAAAACCACTGCGGAGATCACCACTACTGCAATTAAATTGAGGGCAAAGCCCTCACGAACCATCTGCTCAACAGTGATTTCCCCAGTCCCAAAGACAATGGCATTGGGAGCGGTGGCCACCGGCAACATAAAGGCGCAACTAGCCGACAGGGCTGCGGGTAACATCAATAGAGCCGGATCGAAGCCCGCTCCCAGTGACGCGGCGGCGAGAATTGGCATCAGCAATGTTGTGGTTGCTGTATTGCTGGTGATTTCGGTGAGAAAGGTCACGGTTAGAGCAACCACCAAAATCAACGCGATAATCGACAATCTTGTGACAGCGGATAGCGACTCACCAATTGAGGCGCTAATACCGGTGACGGTAAAGGCTTTGGCAATGGCGATACCCCCAGCAAATAACAACAGCACTCCCCAGTGAATAGCCGACGCAGACTCCCAATCGAGGAGTTTGCCGCCCTGACCATTGGGCAGAATAAACATCAGTATCACTGACGTTAAAGCCACTGCTGCATAGTTAGCACTGGGAACATTGAGCCACTGGCTCCAACCGCCAAAGGGTTCGCGCAGAGTAATCCAGGCCATAGCAGTAAGGAAAAATATCACCAGCACCCGCGCTTCTTCACTGCGCCAGGCCCCAGCCTGTGGAATTTTCAGCGGCTCTGCATCACCCAGATTGCGAGTAATCCATAGCGCGGCGAGAGGTAGCAGCAATATCACTACGGGCAGCCCCCAGATCATCCACTGGGTAAAGCTGGGAATCGAACCTGTGGCTTCGCCATAAATCTTTAGAAAAACAATATTGGGCGGCGACCCGATCGGCGTGCCTAGACCACCGATACTGGCGGCGTAAGCGACACCTAAAAACAGCGGCACGGCGAGCTTCTTAGCATCCGCGGCATTAGCACCCTTACTATCGATGCTCTGAAGCACCGCATAGGCTACCGGCAATAACATTAGGGTGGTGGCAGTATTGGACACCCACATACTCAGTGCCGCCGATGCCACCATAAAACCCAACACCAGTCGCCGTTGGCTATCACCACCAAATAGATTGACCATATAGAGAGCCAGCCGCCGATGGGCACCGCTCTTTTCCATAGCCTTGGATAGCATGGCGCCACCCATCAACAGAATAATCAGCGGGTCACCATAGGCCTGGGCTACTTGCTTGCCATCGAGAATACCCAGCAATGGAAACACACCTAAAGGAATCATGGCTGTGGCGGGAATCGGGATCGGTTCAAAGATCCACCACAGGGCGCAGAGTACGGTCAAACCGCCGACTAGAGCGCCCTCTCTCGCCCATCCCGCACTCATCATCAACAGCGTCACTGACAGTGCAATCAGTGGAGCTAACCATATTGAAAGACGCCGAAGTTTAGGTGTCATTACTCATCCCCTAAAGAAAAATCACCGCGTTCATAGGCGCGAACAATCTCGCCAGCTACGTCTCCATCGGCGTCATTCACCGCGATCGAAAGATGGCCCAGCGCGGGAACTTCGCCCAAACCGCCCTGCAGTGCTGCACCGTGCAAAAACACCTGCAGTCCATCCTGCTCCATCAACCCCTTGAGCAGCTGGGCTTCGAAATAATCACTGCCGCGATACACTTCAATCATGCTTCTTGCGCCTCCAAGCCATCACCGCCCAGACCGCCAAAATACCGCTTAAATTAGCCAGCATGTCCCAGTGATCACCCTGCCGATAAGTGGTCATAGACTGAGCAATTTCCATACTTAGACCAAAGACCGCGAGAACAAGTGCCAGCAGAGCTAGAGGATAGCGACGCCCATAAGCACTGGCGCAGAGAAAAAACAGCGCGGCATAAATACTACTGTGACCCACCTTATCCTGCAGCTCGAAAAGCTGCGCGCCACCCAAGGCCACCGGCATTAGCGACAAAAATATCGTGCCAATCAGGCACAGCCAAAAGAGAATTTGGTACTTGGCAACAGTGATCATTTTGTTTCGCTTTCCTTTGATTTAGTTTTGCGATCCTTTTCTTAGGACTGTTAAGTAGGCCTTTGCATTATTCCAGCAACGCCTTTAGTTGCTCATAGCGCTCAAGGGTTCCAACATCGCACCAGCTGCCAGTGTAAATTTCGCCACCGACCCTGCCAGCAACTATAGCCGGGCGCAAAATATCTCGCAGTGGAAATGCACAATCGCGCTCAAGGTGATTGGTAAACAGTGCTGGTCGGATCAAGCTGATACCGCTAAAGGTGGCTGCATGGTCCTCAGCATAGTTGACTCGACCAGCTTGCAGCGCGAAATCCCCATGAGGATTATGAGTCGGATTGCCGACCAACAACAACCAGGCATCCAGGCCATCGGAGAGCTTGTTGTCAAGCAAGTCGGTAAGCGGATAATCGCTCCACACATCGCCATTAAGCAGTATAAAAGGCTCATCACCCAACAGTGGTAGTGCTCTGGCAATGCCACCCCCGGTTTCTAGAGCCATGACTTCACGCGACCAGCTGATGGTCACGCCGAGGCGTTTTTCGCAATCACTAAAGTACTCTTCAATCTGCTCTGCCAGCCAGCTGGTATTGATCACTATATCGGTGACGCCTGCCGCGGCTAGACGCAGCAAATGATGTTCAAGCAAGGGCTTACCCGCCACCTGCAACATGGGTTTCGGGATGCTGTCGGTGAGTGGGCGCAATCTTTCACCGCGTCCAGCGGCCAGTATCATAGCTTTCATCGGTGATTATCTCCGGCACTACGCCAGTCGCTATACCAGTCCTGCTCTGGCAGCAGCGGTTCAATCCGCTCGATAAACCAGCTGTAGAAAGCTTGACCAGCTACATCCCCCCGATCGGCTTCACAGCCCTG is part of the SAR92 clade bacterium H455 genome and encodes:
- a CDS encoding SLC13 family permease, producing the protein MTPKLRRLSIWLAPLIALSVTLLMMSAGWAREGALVGGLTVLCALWWIFEPIPIPATAMIPLGVFPLLGILDGKQVAQAYGDPLIILLMGGAMLSKAMEKSGAHRRLALYMVNLFGGDSQRRLVLGFMVASAALSMWVSNTATTLMLLPVAYAVLQSIDSKGANAADAKKLAVPLFLGVAYAASIGGLGTPIGSPPNIVFLKIYGEATGSIPSFTQWMIWGLPVVILLLPLAALWITRNLGDAEPLKIPQAGAWRSEEARVLVIFFLTAMAWITLREPFGGWSQWLNVPSANYAAVALTSVILMFILPNGQGGKLLDWESASAIHWGVLLLFAGGIAIAKAFTVTGISASIGESLSAVTRLSIIALILVVALTVTFLTEITSNTATTTLLMPILAAASLGAGFDPALLMLPAALSASCAFMLPVATAPNAIVFGTGEITVEQMVREGFALNLIAVVVISAVVFFWLG
- a CDS encoding DUF2007 domain-containing protein, which translates into the protein MIEVYRGSDYFEAQLLKGLMEQDGLQVFLHGAALQGGLGEVPALGHLSIAVNDADGDVAGEIVRAYERGDFSLGDE
- a CDS encoding VanZ family protein, which encodes MITVAKYQILFWLCLIGTIFLSLMPVALGGAQLFELQDKVGHSSIYAALFFLCASAYGRRYPLALLALVLAVFGLSMEIAQSMTTYRQGDHWDMLANLSGILAVWAVMAWRRKKHD
- a CDS encoding nucleotidyltransferase family protein, whose product is MKAMILAAGRGERLRPLTDSIPKPMLQVAGKPLLEHHLLRLAAAGVTDIVINTSWLAEQIEEYFSDCEKRLGVTISWSREVMALETGGGIARALPLLGDEPFILLNGDVWSDYPLTDLLDNKLSDGLDAWLLLVGNPTHNPHGDFALQAGRVNYAEDHAATFSGISLIRPALFTNHLERDCAFPLRDILRPAIVAGRVGGEIYTGSWCDVGTLERYEQLKALLE